One genomic segment of Myripristis murdjan chromosome 20, fMyrMur1.1, whole genome shotgun sequence includes these proteins:
- the LOC115379032 gene encoding NACHT, LRR and PYD domains-containing protein 1b allele 3-like yields the protein MNSKEHTQRKQSQSLPDVTSQDSSERFMPEISDDGNSEIYRFQCTSPGLYQCSVTGLVFYMEGEGDVTYRIVHWDWRLLAQHHKKPAGPLFDIRCQQQSVCQLHLPHCEIRSTGACQFLSVAHVTDEGTDFILPHEITETHVVINITGFSAYGNVKDEDSPSDPIRAAVLLFYTPPVDPDPTSFLHVLLLPGNVVIRDVQYQRRKINGVEMYIKTPPHCKLQPNQEYKLLSSHKNRSIRIQPKKGEFDILNYQNYFTTFEVILKQIMKTIKLLLSDSNTSSCVWKRRIYLSSAAIGTPLVQSVVGLPSDKHLFSIRKAFIDRVSGPVLKSLLDRLLEKRVINDTEKEEADAKQSKHKMASFVIDTVRKKGERASSEMITFLCEEDQYLSETLGLM from the coding sequence ATGAATAGCAAGGAACATACACAACGGAAGCAATCTCAGAGTTTACCTGATGTCACGTCACAGGACAGCTCTGAGAGGTTCATGCCTGAGATCTCTGATGATGGAAACAGTGAAATCTACAGGTTCCAGTGCACCAGTCCAGGCCTGTACCAGTGCAGTGTGACAGGCCTGGTGTTTTAcatggagggagaaggggatGTGACTTACAGGATCGTCCACTGGGACTGGAGGCTACTCGCCCAGCATCACAAGAAGCCTGCAGGACCGCTGTTTGACATCAGATGCCAGCAGCAGTCTGTCTGCCAGCTTCATCTCCCACATTGTGAGATCAGATCTACAGGTGCATGTCAGTTCTTGTCAGTGGCTCATGTGACCGACGAGGGCACTGATTTCATCCTTCCACATGAGATAACAGAAACTCATGTTGTTATCAACATCACTGGATTTTCTGCGTATGGTAATGTCAAGGATGAAGACTCGCCGTCCGATCCAATCAGGGCGGCGGTGCTGCTGTTCTACACTCCTCCAGTTGATCCTGATCCTACATCCTTCCTCCATGTGTTGTTGCTGCCTGGAAACGTTGTGATCAGGGACGTGCAGTaccaaaggagaaaaataaatggggTTGAGATGTACATAAAGACACCACCTCACTGTAAACTCCAGCCAAATCAGGAGTATAAACTGTTGTCTTCTCACAAAAATAGGTCAATTCGAATACAACCAAAGAAGGgagaatttgacattttaaactATCAAAATTATTTCACCACCTTTgaagtgattttaaaacaaatcatgAAAACTATTAAGCTGCTTCTGTCAGACTCTAACACCTCTAGTTGTGTATGGAAAAGGCGAATTTATCTTTCATCAGCTGCCATAGGGACGCCCCTGGTTCAGAGTGTTGTTGGTCTCCCTTCAgacaaacatttgttttctataCGTAAAGCCTTCATCGACCGAGTATCAGGACCTGTGCTCAAAAGTCTGCTGGACAGGCTTTTAGAGAAACGGGTGATAAATGACACTGAGAAGGAGGAAGCAGATGCAAAGCAAAGTAAACATAAAATGGCCAGTTTTGTTATCGACACGGTGAGGAAGAAAGGGGAGCGTGCTAGTTCAGAAATGATCACATTTCTCTGTGAGGAAGACCAGTACCTCTCTGAAACCCTTGGGttgatgtga